The region ATTTTCGCTACTTCACTTGTTCTATAAGTATTCATCAATAAACCTCCCTCTATATAATTATACTTTTCCATAGAAGTCTGGTGTTTTAATGGAGAGTTTTATTTTTATCAAATAACTTCTACCATGCAATCCACTAATTTCTTCTCATCAAATCTAGATTTAGGTACAAATACACTAATAGCAACATCTTCTTCAAGTTTAACTGCCACACAATAAGCATATAATTCTATTTCATTTCTAAAATAGATAGTAATATCATTTTTAGTTATAACATAATGTATTTTTTCATCGTACATTTTCTTATCATCATCAAGTGCAAATCCTATAGCTGTTTCTTCCTTCAAATCAAAATTTCCTACCATTGAAGTTAATCTCACTGGATGAGAAGATTCAACTTTGTCAATATATATTATTGAATCATCATCAATTGCTTTAGCTAAATGACAAGTTTCATTAGTTAATTCTGCAAGACGTACTAACTTATTATGGTACCTATTAATCAATATATCATCTACGTTATATTTAGAATATAATTCTAATATTTTGGAACCTAATTCATAAAATCCATTATCATTTCTTTTAATCAATTTATGTGATTCTAGTGTTAAAATCAATCCATTCAATGTGGTTAGTGGCATATCTAATTTCTTGCTTAAAGACGATAGATTATATTTATCTTGATTATCGGATATAAAATCTAGTATATTAATTGTTTTATCTATTGTTTTAATAGTCTTCATACCAGTCTCCTTCTCTTTCAAAATCAATTTTTATTATAGCATACTTCTTGACAAATTCAAAAGCAGTGTTACAATATATACGTAATAATATTTATATTATACTATATTATAGTAAGAAAGAGGAATGATATCATGAATAGAGTATTAATCACAGGAGCTAATCAAGGTATGGGCTTGGCTACAACAAAACTTTTTTTGAAAAAAGGTTGGAGAGTTGCTATGGTAGATATTAATGAAGAACTAGGCAAAAAGGAATGTGATAAGCTTAAAACGGAATATGGAAATGTTATAGAATTCTTCAAATGTAATATATCAGATATCTCAGATATAAAATCTATGAGAGAATCAATTGCCATGAAATTTGATGGTGGAGTTGATGGAATCGTTAATTGTGCTGGAATTTTTGCAACTGGGGCTTGTCATAACTTGGAAGAAGATCAATGGGATAAGATAATGGATGTAGATGTTAAAGCGATTTATCTTATTGCAAAGGTATTTATTCCATATATGATGTCACAGAAAAAAGGTTCAATTGTAAATGTCGCTTCATGTGCTGGTATCCAAGGCGATTATAACATGGTAGCATATTGTGCAGCCAAAGGTGCTGTAGTTAATATGACTAGAGCTATGGCTTTAGATTATGGTAAATACAATATTAGAACAAACACCGTATCACCAGCAGCTTGTGCTACTCCTATGTTCAAAAAAAATCCTCAAGAGGTTCAAGAGACATTTGCAGAAGCCAATCCATTAAAGCATCTTTGTACTCCTGAAGAAGTTGCTCATGCAATTTACTTTTTAATCTCTGAAGAATCCAATTCATGTAATGGTACCAATCTAGAAGTAACTGGTGGTATCAACATAGCTTGTGGTTCACCAGTTGTTCAAGAAGGTTAATCTACATATATACAGAATTTATTTTATAAATGGCTGAACCCAATATATTTGTTCAGTCGTTTTTTCAATTCCAGATATTGAAGCTATACTAGCTATATTCTATGAAACCTTATATAAGGCACAATTTCTTTTTTTGTACTGTTTTTTCTATACTGATTATATCATTTTATATATCTTTAAATAACATGCCAATCATATAGTATCTATAGAATTTTGCTCATATAATATTCATCTACATATTTTCCGTTCACGATAAGTGATTTTTCTTTGATTCCTTCAATCTTGAATCCCATTTTTTTATATAGATGAATAGCACTTTCATTATCGACCATAACTGTTAATTCCAGTCTTTTAATATCACTTTCTAATGCCCATTCTTCCATCTTAGCAAAGAGTTTTACACCCATTCGTTTTCCTCTATATTCTTTTAATAGACCTATTACTATATAAGCACTGTGTTTTATTCTATTAGCGAATCCTCTCTCAGCTGATAAAAATCCAACTATTTTCTTATTATCTTCAACTATCAATATTAGTGACTTTGTTTCATTCATCTTGATGATATCAGATTGCATTTCTTCTATTGTTGTTTTTCTCTCTCCTTGCTCAAACATCATATCATTTGTTTCATTATCCAATTGTTTCAGCATATCAAGAAATCTTTGTGAATCTTTCGTTTCAATTCTTCTAATAACCATTATTTACCTCCAATCTTTAATTACTTATTCTCTAATATATTATGTATTTTGTATCACTTCATAAATTCTTGTTCTTTTGTTCCAACAAATAATTCTCTACTTCTTCTGTTGTTAGTCTTCTTACCTGAGCATTTTGGAATTTTTCATATTTATCTCCTTGAAAGACAGGTTTCATCTGAGTACATGATTTTTGTTTATTTTTGCAGAGATAGACATTTAACTCTTCTACATTCTTAAATATCTTATAAGATTTTCTACCTTTACTATCTGTTATCTCGTAAATACCGCAAGGTATTTTTGTTGACACTTCAGCTGTTCTCAAGTACAACTTTGCTATCTCTAGTGTTTTAAATGGGAAATTCCATCTTTGCAGTCCTCTTCTTTCATCTTTATTGATGCATATACATCGTCCACATGTTCCACAGATA is a window of Vallitalea longa DNA encoding:
- a CDS encoding GNAT family N-acetyltransferase; amino-acid sequence: MVIRRIETKDSQRFLDMLKQLDNETNDMMFEQGERKTTIEEMQSDIIKMNETKSLILIVEDNKKIVGFLSAERGFANRIKHSAYIVIGLLKEYRGKRMGVKLFAKMEEWALESDIKRLELTVMVDNESAIHLYKKMGFKIEGIKEKSLIVNGKYVDEYYMSKIL
- a CDS encoding SDR family NAD(P)-dependent oxidoreductase: MNRVLITGANQGMGLATTKLFLKKGWRVAMVDINEELGKKECDKLKTEYGNVIEFFKCNISDISDIKSMRESIAMKFDGGVDGIVNCAGIFATGACHNLEEDQWDKIMDVDVKAIYLIAKVFIPYMMSQKKGSIVNVASCAGIQGDYNMVAYCAAKGAVVNMTRAMALDYGKYNIRTNTVSPAACATPMFKKNPQEVQETFAEANPLKHLCTPEEVAHAIYFLISEESNSCNGTNLEVTGGINIACGSPVVQEG
- a CDS encoding IclR family transcriptional regulator domain-containing protein — its product is MKTIKTIDKTINILDFISDNQDKYNLSSLSKKLDMPLTTLNGLILTLESHKLIKRNDNGFYELGSKILELYSKYNVDDILINRYHNKLVRLAELTNETCHLAKAIDDDSIIYIDKVESSHPVRLTSMVGNFDLKEETAIGFALDDDKKMYDEKIHYVITKNDITIYFRNEIELYAYCVAVKLEEDVAISVFVPKSRFDEKKLVDCMVEVI